TATAACTTCTATGTTGTTTTTCATCTGTGTTTTAAGGTATTCATTCTCGTCATAGATAAGAATTTTTTTATTGTTTACTTTGCTCTCTTTGATGGCAACATGAGAGAGCTTGTATGCCTCTTGTTTTTCGCCTGATGACACACCGCAAGAAATTATAGGTGCGATATTGTAACCGTCTATTTCTAGATTAGTATTTTCTATATGTTGGATTAAATTTTCAAGATTTACTTTAATATCATTGCCTAGCTCTTGATCAAAATACAACACCGCAAATTCATCACCACTCAATCTATAAGCTTGCCCTTCTTTGGTTATACTGTTTTTAATAATTTTTCCAAGTTCTTTAAGAACCTTATCTCCTATGTTGTAGCCAAAATAATCATTTATATCCGAGAATCTGTCTATATTTATCAGAGCTAAGGTACTCTTTTTGCTTGACAAGTCTAAATCTCTAAGCAGTGCTTCCCTATTTTGAAGAGATGTCAATTCATCCGTAAATTGTTTTTTGATAATTTCGTCTTTTTCTATGAGTTCGGTAACATCAGTTCTTGCTGCTATATACTCAACTAACTCTCCATCATCACCCAAAATCGGCATTATGACTGTTTTTACATAATAAGCATTACCTTGTTTTGAAATATTTTTAATAGTACCGCGCCATATTTGCTTGTTTGTGATTGTTCTCCACATATCTTTAAATAAACTTAAATCATTTTCATCATGCTTGATAATATTATGCTTTTTACCTATCAGTTCTGCTCTGGAATAACCTGAAATTCTACAAAAAGCATCGTTTACATATATAATAACACCTTTAGCATCTGTTTTGGAAACGATAGAACTTGCATCAAGTGCTCTCTTGTATTGGTTCAATATACTTATACTCTCGTCAAGTTCGTCTTGAGAGGCATTTACTAGATGCGTTAGCGATTTAAGCATACTCTGCTTATGCTTATAATTTGCTATATGTTCATGTTCGGTTTTATTATCTGTCTCCGAGATAGACAGAGTCGTTGTTGTTATATTTAAAAACTTAGTATCTTCAGATGTGTGAAAGAACTCTCCATATGTAAACATTCCTACAGTTGGGGCTATATCTTCAATAAGTCCAAACTCATAATTAAGCTGTTCTTTTAAAAAAAGGTCTCTTGCCGCACATGAATATATATAAGTTGCCTCTACAGGTTTTTTTGCTATTTTGTTTTGAATTTTTGAAGCATTATTTAGTATTTCTTCTATATTACCTATGGCAAATCTTACTCTATCCCCATTGTTAAAATGACCTGCAAATATAAATCCGTCATCAGGTGTTACTCCGACCATTGATCTGGCTATGATGATATTGTTTTCAACTCTCACTAAAGGAAATTCTATTGCACTAGCTGGTAGATTTGAGATGGTTTCTTCTCCCAAGTAGCGGGAAAAAATCTCTTTAGCAGGCTTATTATCAATCTCATAAATAATGTTTTTATCTGATTTGGTAACTATCATCTCTCTTCCAATTGGTGTCCATTCGAGAGAGTAGTTGTTAGAAACATGTAGAGTATTGCTATTTAAAGTGGCCAATACAATTCCATCAAAATATATCTCTTTGTCTTTAATTACAAATGTTGTTTTAAACTCCAAATTATCACCTGCATTTCCGCCTGCAAATATTACATCATGATTTATAGTGGTAAAACCATTTAAAAAAGACTCCGAATCACCTTTTAATGCTTCGCTAAAAGCAATTACAGCTTTGGTGTCATCTTTTATGCAAGACTTTGCAGCTTTTACTCCGAAGTCAAAATTAGCCTCAGGGTAATAATAAGTCTCGATGCTAGTATTTTCAAAAATTGAAAATGATATTTCAATAGTGTTTCTTTGAATCTTTCCATTAACAATTTCGCCTGAAGTTGAAGCACCGATTATCTTGGCTTTAGGAAGTTTAGCTGTTAGAAGTTCTAAAATAAGCTGTAACTTTGGAGTGTTTATTTCGCCACTTAAAAGCTGTATCAATAAGTTTGAATCTTTTGATATTTTATCATCTATAAAAGCATCTAGTTTTTTTAAATCTTCAAAATTGTAGTTTACTAATCTCATAAAAACCCTCAGAGTATTTTAGTTAAAAAGCTATTATAGTGTAAGATCTTATAGTATTAAATAAAATTAAAGAGGTTTGGCAGCTATAAAATCTAGTTTAAAAATCTCCCTCAACACCTAAATCCATCATTTAATACATTGGGGAGGGTATGCAAGAAGTCTATTATATTTTGCTATAATTGCACCACTTATTTACCGGAAAAAGACAATGATTGATTTAAAACTACTACAAAAAGATTTTCAAGGCGTTAGCGATAAACTCATAAGAAAAGGGGTTGATATCAGCCTTCTAGACTCTCTAAAGAGAAAAAACGAGGAGCTAAAAGCTGCAAAAGCAGAGTATGAGGCACTTCAAGCGGCTCAAAATGCAATGAGCAAAGAGTTTGGCATCTATAAAAAAGAGGGCAAAGACGTAAGCGAATTAAAAGCCAGAGTCGATGCAAACAAGATAAAGATCACAGAAGCTCTTGAAGTTCAGCGTATAAAACAGGAGGAGCTAGAGTCTCTTGCTATGTCGATTCCAAACATCCCTGATGATGACGTTCCAGATGGAGAAGATGAGAACGATAATGTTGAGATCAAAAAAGTGCTTACTCCAAGAGAGTTTAGCTTTACTCCAAAAGAGCACTGGGAGCTGGCTGAACAAAACGGCTGGATAGACTTTGAGAGAGGAGTCAAGCTTGCAACAAGCCGCTTCAGCGTCGCTTTTGGCATGGGTGCAAAGTTAGAGCGCGCCCTAATTAACTTTATGCTTGCTTTTAACTCTAAAAGAGGTTTTGAAGAGGTAAGTGTTCCATCTATCGTAAACAGAGCGGCACTTGAGGGCACTGGACAGCTTCCAAAATTTGAAGACGACCTCTACAAGATCCAAGACCAAGAGCTCTTTTTGATCCCAACGGCAGAGGTTCCAGTTACAAACCTCTTTCAAGACGAGATACTCTCTCCTAGCCAATTGCCGATTAAGATGACGGCATATACATCA
This Sulfurimonas crateris DNA region includes the following protein-coding sequences:
- a CDS encoding bifunctional diguanylate cyclase/phosphodiesterase, giving the protein MRLVNYNFEDLKKLDAFIDDKISKDSNLLIQLLSGEINTPKLQLILELLTAKLPKAKIIGASTSGEIVNGKIQRNTIEISFSIFENTSIETYYYPEANFDFGVKAAKSCIKDDTKAVIAFSEALKGDSESFLNGFTTINHDVIFAGGNAGDNLEFKTTFVIKDKEIYFDGIVLATLNSNTLHVSNNYSLEWTPIGREMIVTKSDKNIIYEIDNKPAKEIFSRYLGEETISNLPASAIEFPLVRVENNIIIARSMVGVTPDDGFIFAGHFNNGDRVRFAIGNIEEILNNASKIQNKIAKKPVEATYIYSCAARDLFLKEQLNYEFGLIEDIAPTVGMFTYGEFFHTSEDTKFLNITTTTLSISETDNKTEHEHIANYKHKQSMLKSLTHLVNASQDELDESISILNQYKRALDASSIVSKTDAKGVIIYVNDAFCRISGYSRAELIGKKHNIIKHDENDLSLFKDMWRTITNKQIWRGTIKNISKQGNAYYVKTVIMPILGDDGELVEYIAARTDVTELIEKDEIIKKQFTDELTSLQNREALLRDLDLSSKKSTLALINIDRFSDINDYFGYNIGDKVLKELGKIIKNSITKEGQAYRLSGDEFAVLYFDQELGNDIKVNLENLIQHIENTNLEIDGYNIAPIISCGVSSGEKQEAYKLSHVAIKESKVNNKKILIYDENEYLKTQMKNNIEVIDSIKLGIKEDRFLPFYQGIVDNKTKKIVKYEALIRLKGSDDSIISPYFFLEHAKKAKLYNKLTLIMIEKSFKRFSKLKHDLSINLCLQDISSKETIDALIANLKKYKCGNRVVIEIVESEGIENFKELDLFIKEVKKYGCKIAIDDFGTGYSNFSYLAELNIDYIKIDGSLVNNIDKDIAQRITVESILLFAKNMNIKTIAEFVETENIYNTLVELGVDYSQGYLFSEPCQDI
- the serS gene encoding serine--tRNA ligase, whose product is MIDLKLLQKDFQGVSDKLIRKGVDISLLDSLKRKNEELKAAKAEYEALQAAQNAMSKEFGIYKKEGKDVSELKARVDANKIKITEALEVQRIKQEELESLAMSIPNIPDDDVPDGEDENDNVEIKKVLTPREFSFTPKEHWELAEQNGWIDFERGVKLATSRFSVAFGMGAKLERALINFMLAFNSKRGFEEVSVPSIVNRAALEGTGQLPKFEDDLYKIQDQELFLIPTAEVPVTNLFQDEILSPSQLPIKMTAYTSCFRKEAGAAGRDTRGMIRQHQFHKVELVSITKPEDSDKVFDEMVQTASDLLSALELPHRLVTLCSGDLGFGAAKTVDLEVWLPGQATYREISSVSNTREFQARRAKIRYKDENKNSFVHTLNGSSLAVGRTMVAIMENFQNEDGSITIPKALEPYIN